The Pseudomonas sp. MH9.2 genomic interval GCAGGTCAATGCCGGCGCTGGCAGTTTTAAAAGCCAGTTCAAAAAAGCCGACAAGAGCGGTGCACTGTACGCGCTGATCCTGGGCGACGATGAACTGGCCCAGCAAGTGGTAGGTTTCAAACCCCTGCGTGGCCAGGGCGAACAACAAAATATTGCCTGGGATGCTCTGTCTGAGCACCTGGCCGCCTGCGTTGTGCAGGGTTGAAGCTGATAAACAGCCGTTTTAGCGAATAGGAGTATTGGGGTGTCGCGTACCGAAGATGAAGAACTGGCCGTGATGAAGGACTGGTGGCAACGCAACGGCAAACCCCTGGTTACTGGCGGTTTGCTGGCGTTGATCGTGGTATTTGGCTGGCAAGCCTGGCACAGATATCAGGGCAACCAGTCGCAAGGCGCCTCGATGCTCTATCAGCAATTGCTGGAAACGGCCTTGACCCCGAGCGGTCAGCCTGACACGGCACGGGTCGCGGATATCGCGGGCAAGTTGAAAAGCGAATTCGGTGGCTCGGCTTACGCTCAATACGGCAGCCTGTTCGTGGCTAAAGTGGCGGTTGATACCGGCAAGCTCGATGATGCTGCCGCTGAACTCAACGCCATTACCGCCAAGCCGTTCAACGACACGCTGGGTGAAATTGCGCGTCAGCGTCTGGCTCGGGTGTTGGCTGCTCAGAACAAGACTGACGAAGCACTGAAACTGCTCGACGGTGATGCCGACAAAGCATTCCTGGCCAGCCGTGAAGAACTCAAGGGCGACCTGCTGGTACAGCTGGGCCGTGCCGACGAGGCGCATGCGGCCTATCAAAAAGCCAAATCCGCGCTGTCTGAAGAAGCGGCAGTGGGTAGCTTACAAATGAAACTCGACGACTTGGCGAAAGGGGATGCGTGACGTGATGCGTTGGAAACATGCAGCATTGCTGGCCCTGGCCATATTGGCCGCGGGTTGCAGTAGCAACAGCAAAAAGGAATTACCACCGGCCGAGCTGACCGACTTCAAAGAAGAAGTGGTTCTGCAAAAGCAATGGAGTCGCTCCATCGGTGATGGCCAGGGCAAGAACTACAGCATGTTGGTTCCAGCTGTCGAAGGTGAGAATATCTTCGCTGCGGACGTCACCGGTATTGTGATGTCTCTGGATCGCACGACGGGCGACGTGATCTGGAAGAAGGACCTTGAACTGCCTGTTTCCGGTGCCGTTGGCGTAGGCTCCGGTCTGGTGATGGTCGGTACGCTCAAAGGCGCAGTCATCGTTCTTGACGCTGCCACCGGCGAAGAAAAGTGGCGCGCTCGCGTGACCAGTGAAGTGCTGGCACCGCCTGCGACCAACGGTGACGTGGTCGTGGTTCAGACGCAGGATGACCGTGTGTTCGGCTTCGATGCTGCCACCGGCAACCAGCGCTGGATCTACGAAAGCACCCCTGCGGTCCTGACATTGCGCGGTACTGGCGCGCCGATCGTGACCAGCCACCTTGCCTTGGCCGGTCTGTCGACGGGTAAAGTCATTGCATTGAATACCTCGAACGGCGTGCCGATCTGGGAGCAACGCGTTGCTATTCCACAAGGTCGCTCGGAACTGGATCGTGTTGTCGATATCGACGGTGGTCTGCTGTTGTCTGGCAGTACGTTGTATGTCGCCACCTATCAGGGTCGTGTCGCCGGTCTGGATGTAGAGAGCGGTCGTGTGCTTTGGCAGCGTGATGCGTCAAGCTATGCCGGTGTCGCCCAAGGTTTTGGCAGCGTCTACGTGAGTCTGGCCAGTGGCACTGTCGAAGGCGTCGATGAGCGCTCCTCGACAGCGCTTTGGAGCAACGATGCATTGGCTCGTCGCCAGCTGGGTGCGCCGGAAGTGTTTTCCAGCTACGTGGCGGTCGGCGATATGGAAGGCTATCTGCACCTGCTGAGCCAGGTCGATGGCCGTTTCGTTGGTCGTGAGAAAATTGACGGCGATGGCCTGCGTGCCCGTCCGTTGGTTGTTGGCGACACGATTTATGTGTTTGGCAACAGCGGCAAGCTGGAAGCCCTGAAGATCAAGTAATGGTTGTCTACGCGTGAGGCCGCTCTCTATGTTTGAAACATAGGGCCTCTTGCAGCCTTGCCCCGGCAAGGCCTGCGGCACTTCTGGTGCCGCTCCGAACTCCGGCCGCTGCCATGCAGCGGCTTTTGTATTTTCTGAAATAACGAAGTGGAGAGCCGCATGGTTCCCGTAATCGCCCTGGTGGGTCGACCGAACGTCGGCAAGTCCACCTTATTCAACCGCCTGACCAGGACTCGCGACGCTATTGTCGGCGATTTGTCCGGTCTGACCCGTGATCGCCAGTACGGTGAGGCAAAGTGGCAAGGGCGTTCCTACATTCTGATCGACACCGGCGGTATCTCTGGTGATGAACACGGCATGGACGAAAAGATGGCCGAGCAGTCGCTGCTGGCCATCGAAGAAGCCGATGTTGTGTTGTTCCTGGTAGATGCCCGTGCCGGTTTCACGGCTGCTGACCAAATGATCGGCGAGCACTTGCGCAAGCGTGGCAAGCGTTCCTACGTGGTAGCCAACAAGGTCGACAACATCGATCCTGAAATGGCCCGCGCTGAATTCAGCCCGTTGGGTATGGGTGATGCGATCCCGGTTGCTGGTGCTCACGGTCGTGGCATCACTCAGATGCTGGAAATCGCCCTCAGCGAATTCCCGAAAGACCCTGAAGAAGAGATTGAGGCCGAAGATGTCGCCGAAGGCCAGGAAGCCAAGCGCATTCCAGGTCCTAGTGAAAAAGACGGGATCAAGATCGCGATCATCGGCCGTCCGAACGTTGGCAAATCGACGTTGGTCAACCGCATGCTCGGTGAAGACCGGGTTATCGTCTATGACGAGCCTGGCACCACCCGTGACAGCATCTACATTCCCTTCGAGCGTAACGACGAGAAGTACACGCTGATCGACACCGCGGGTGTGCGCAAGCGCGGCAAGGTCCACGAGGAAGTCGAAAAGTTCTCGGTGGTGAAAACCCTGCAGGCGATCAAAGACGCCAACGTGGTGATCTTCGTGATGGACGCCCGCGAAGGCGTGGTCGATCACGACCTCAACCTGCTGGGCTTTGTCCTGGAATCCGGTCGTGCGCTGGTTATCGCATTGAACAAGTGGGATGGCATGGATCCGAGCGAGCGCGAGTTCGTGAAGATCGAGCTGCAACGTCGCTTGTTCTTCGTCGACTTCGCCGATATCCACTTCATCTCGGCCTTGCATGGCACGGGTGTGGGTAACCTCTACCAATCGGTTCAGAACTCGTTCAAGTCCGCAGTCACCCGCTGGCCGACTAACCGCCTGACTCAGATTCTTGAAGACGCGGTCAGTGAACATGCACCGCCGATGGTTGGCAGCCGCCGCATCAAGCTTCGCTATGCTCACTTGGGCGGTGCTAACCCGCCGTTGATCGTGATTCACGGCAACCAAGTCGAGAAAGTACCCAAGTCCTATGTCCGTTATCTGGAAAACACCTACCGCCGCGTGTTGAAGCTGGTCGGTACGCCAATCCGGATCGAGTTCAAAGGCGGGGAGAACCCATACGAAGGCAACAAGAACACGCTGACAGACCGTCAGGTCAACAAGAAGCGTCGAATGATGTCTCACCACAAGAAAGCTGACAAAAAACGCAAAGATAAGCGTTGATCCGGTAACGGATATTCTTGAAAAGGGCGCCAATGGCGCCTTTTTTTATGCGCGTGGTATGGGCTATCCTGTTTGTTTCCCGTGCCGCCGTAGAGCCGGGTGTAAGCAAGGGAATGGCCCATGATCATCAGTAAGCTGCCGAATGTCGGCACGACCATTTTTACCGTGATGTCCCAGCTTGCCGCGCAGACCGGTGCAATTAACCTGTCCCAAGGTTTTCCGGATTTCGACGGCCCGCAAGCGCTTCGAGATGCTGTGAGCCGGCACATCGCTGATGGCCACAACCAATACGCGCCGATGACCGGCTTGCCTGCCCTGCGCCAGCAAGTGGCGGCCAAAATTGCCCGTAGCTATGGCCGTCAGGTGGATGCCGACACTGAAGTTACCATCACCCCCGGCGCGACCCAGGCCATTTTTTGCGCGATCCAGACGGTGATTCAGCCCGGCGACGAAGTGATCGTGTTCGACCCGTGCTACGACAGCTATGAACCTTCGGTCGAGCTGGCTGGCGGTCGCTGCGTGCATGTTCAGCTTGGCTTGGACGATTTCGCCATTGATTGGCAGAAGCTCGGCGAAGCCCTGACCCCGCGCACGCGGATGATCATCCTCAACAGCCCGCACAACCCGAGCGGCGCGTTGATCACCCGCGATGAGCTCGATCGGTTGGCGGCGTTGATCGCCAATCGCGATATTTATCTGGTCAGCGATGAAGTGTACGAGCACCTGGTGTTTGACGGCGTGCCGCACGCCAGCGTGCTGGCCCATGAAGAACTGTACCAGCGGGCGTTCGTGGTCAGTTCGTTCGGCAAGACCTATCACGTTACCGGTTGGAAAACCGGTTATGTGGTCGCGCCTCCGGCCTTGACTGCCGAGTTGCGCAAGATCCACCAGTACGTGAGCTTCTGTGGCGTAACGCCGCTGCAATACGCCTTGGCTGATTTCATGGCCGAGCACCCTGAGCATGTCGAGGAGCTGCCCGCGTTCTATCAGGCCAAGCGCGATCTGTTCTGCGACCAGCTTGAACCCTCACGCTTTAACTTCAGCCGCGTAGCGGGCACCTATTTTCAGCTGGTGGATTACTCGAACATTCGTCCGGATTTGAATGACGTCGATATGTCGCTGTGGATGACCCGCGAGCATGGTGTGGCTTCTATTCCTATCTCGGTCTTCTACCAAAGCCCACCATCAGGGCAACGCCTGATTCGTTTGTGCTTTGCCAAACGCGAGGAGACGTTGCGTCAGGCAGCGGAAAAACTATGCGCGATTTAAGCGAACTGCCCAATCTCAATATAGCGTTGGTCCAGACCACTCTGGTGTGGCACGACCGCGAGGCCAACCATGAGCATTTCGAGCTGTTGCTGGATCAGGCTCGGGGCGCGGACCTGATTATCCTGCCAGAGATGTTCACCACCGGCTTCTCGATGCAGTCCGAAACCCTGTCCGAGCCGGAAAATGGCCCCACCGCCAAGTGGATGCTGGCCCAGGCCAAGCGACTGGATGCGGTCGTGACGGGCAGCCTGATCGTTCAGGCTGCTGACGGCAGCCATCGCAATCGCCTGCTATGGGCGCGCCCAGACGGTGAGCTGTTGCATTACGACAAGCGCCATCTGTTTCGCATGGCGGGCGAGCACAACCACTTCACTCCGGGTGAGCGTCAGGTTCAGTTTGAATTGAAAGGCTGGCGGATTCGGCCACTGATTTGCTACGACCTGCGTTTCCCGGTCTGGAGCCGTGATGCGCAAGACACTGATCTGCTGCTGTATGTCGCCAACTGGCCCGGCGCACGACGTCTGCACTGGAATCGCCTGCTACCGGCCCGCGCCATCGAAAACCTCTGCTACGTCGCCGCAGTCAATCGAGTCGGCACCGACGGTAAGGGCTTTACTTACACGGGTGATAGCCACGTTTTCGACTTTCAGGGTGAAAGCCTGTTTAGCGCCGGTGAGGCCGATGGGGTGTTTCAGGTCTGCCTGAGCGCTGCCGACCTGGCCGCCTACCGCAAACGCTTTCCGGCGAATCTGGATGCGGACACTTTCGAGCTGCATTGAATAATAATGTTTTTATTTGATGCGGTTTCCAGCCAAACGCTGATCCCCGCAGGAGCTGACTTATCTGTGAAAGTCGCAACGCGGTGTGTCTGACAGGCCTCGTTGAATGGTCTTCGCAGACAGTTGCTCTTACAGTTTGAACTGCGCGATAGCGCGGCGTTGCAGGCGGGGCGACATCTCTCACAGGAAATGCGGGAAGCAGACACAAAAACGGCCCCGAAGCGTTCGCTTCGGGGCCGTTTTTTGTTTCAGGTGTTCAGATCAAGCCGCTTTGGCTTGGGCCTGGCTCAATGAGCGATTCAGTGCACTGAACAGTGCGCGGAAGCTGGCAGTGGTGATGTTCTCATCAATGCCAACACCGTGGACCGCACGATCACCGTTCACTCGCAGTTCGATGTAAGCCGCTGCCTTGGCCGTGGTCCCGGCGCCAATGGCGTGTTCGCTGTAGTCCATGATTTCCACGGAGTCCGGCAGGCTGGCGACCAGTGCTTCCAGAGCGCCTTTGCCCTTGCCACGCCAGTGCTGGGTCTCGCCATCGCAATGGACCTCGGCATCCACTGAGCTGTTGCCGTTTTCTTCCTGCAGCTTATGGCTGAGCAGGGCGTACGGCACGTTGGCTTGCAGGTATTCGCGGTGCAGCAAGCTGTAAATCTGCTGCGCGCTCATTTCCAGGCCCAGACGATCGGTTTCACCCTGAACTACCTGGCTGAACTCGATCTGCATCCGGCGTGGCAGGCAGATGCCATATTCCTGTTCCAGCAGGTAAGCGATGCCGCCTTTGCCGGATTGGCTGTTGACCCGAATCACCGCCTCGTAACTGCGACCGATATCGGCCGGGTCGATTGGCAGGTAAGGCACTTCCCACAACGCATCAGGCTTTTGCTGGCTGAAACCTTTGCGGATGGCGTCCTGGTGCGAGCCGGAGAACGCGGTGTGCACCAGATCGCCCACATACGGATGGCGTGGGTGAACTGGAATCTGGTTGCACTCCTCAACGACTTTGCGCACGCCGTCGATGTCAGAGAAGTCCAACTGAGGGTTGATGCCCTGGGTATAGAGGTTGAGTGCCACGGTGACCAGATCGACGTTACCGGTGCGCTCGCCGTTACCGAACAGGCAACCTTCAACGCGATCGGCGCCAGCCATCAAGCCCAGCTCAGTGGCCGCAACCCCGGTACCACGGTCGTTGTGGGTATGCAGGCTGATCAGCACGCTGTCACGGCGATTGATATTGCGGCCAAACCACTCGATCTGGTCGGCGTATATGTTTGGCGTAGCCACTTCAACGGTTGCTGGCAGGTTGAGGATGACTTTGTGCTCAGGTGTCGGGTTCCAGACCTCGATGACCGCGTCGCACACTTCCTTGGCGAACTCGAGTTCGGTCGCGCTGAAAGTCTCCGGCGAATATTCGAACGTCCACTGGGTTTCAGGCTGCTGGGCTGCGAACTTGACGAACAGCTTGGCTGCGCTGACCGCGATCTCTTTCACGCCGGCTTTGTCTTGGTTGAAGACGATGCGGCGGAACGAAGGCGAGGTCGCGTTATACAGGTGAACAATGGCTTTCTTTGCCCCGCGCAGGGATTCGAACGTGCGCGCGATCAAGTCTTCACGACCCTGGGTCAGCACCTGAATGGTGGTGTCATCCGGGATGTGGTTGCCTTCAATCAGAGTACGGACGAAGTCAAAGTCGGTTTGCGAGGCGGCCGGGAACGACGCTTCGATTTCTTTGACGCCGACGCTGACCAGGGTCTTCCAGAAACGCAGTTTCTTGACCGCATCCATCGGCTCGATCAGCGATTGGTTGCCGTCGCGAAGGTCAGAGCTGCACCAGATCGGCGCTGTTGTGATGGTCTTTGAAGGCCAGGTACGGTCAGGCAGGTCAATGGTTGGAAACGCGCGGTACTTGGTCGAGGGATCGTTGAGCATTGCCATGGGAAAAATCCTTATTGTGCTGGCCGGATAGAGGCGGCCTACCGTTGAAACGAAAGAAAGGGGCGAGGCACCGCGATCTAGCTTGGCAGTCGTGCACTGACCAGGCAAAGGCAGCGATGTTGGCGCAATAGAATGAGGGTGTGTGAGGTTTTCATGCCGTCAACCGTAACCATTGGGGTGAAAGTTGGCAAGCACTCGATAAAAATTGATATAAATCATCTGATTTAGCGTTTTTACGGGTTTTTATGGCTGAATCTTAAGTAAAAGACCGCGCAAATTGCGCGGTCTTCCACGGGGGCGCAACTCAGGGTTGAAATGCACCAATAAAAATTGCTGGATCAACCCGTGCATCGTTCAGGCTGACGTTCCAATGCATATGCGGCCCGGTGGCGCGGCCGGTTGAGCCGACTCTGCCTACCACGCCACCACGGCTTACTGCCTGACCAACCTTCACGTCGATTTTCGACATGTGGCAGAACATGCTGATGAAACCCTGGCCGTGGTCGACGAACACGGTATTGCCGTTAAAGAAGTAATTGCCGATCAGGATCACCTTGCCAGCGGCTGGCGATTTGATCGGGGTGCCCGCCGGTACAGCGAAATCCAG includes:
- the leuA gene encoding 2-isopropylmalate synthase: MAMLNDPSTKYRAFPTIDLPDRTWPSKTITTAPIWCSSDLRDGNQSLIEPMDAVKKLRFWKTLVSVGVKEIEASFPAASQTDFDFVRTLIEGNHIPDDTTIQVLTQGREDLIARTFESLRGAKKAIVHLYNATSPSFRRIVFNQDKAGVKEIAVSAAKLFVKFAAQQPETQWTFEYSPETFSATELEFAKEVCDAVIEVWNPTPEHKVILNLPATVEVATPNIYADQIEWFGRNINRRDSVLISLHTHNDRGTGVAATELGLMAGADRVEGCLFGNGERTGNVDLVTVALNLYTQGINPQLDFSDIDGVRKVVEECNQIPVHPRHPYVGDLVHTAFSGSHQDAIRKGFSQQKPDALWEVPYLPIDPADIGRSYEAVIRVNSQSGKGGIAYLLEQEYGICLPRRMQIEFSQVVQGETDRLGLEMSAQQIYSLLHREYLQANVPYALLSHKLQEENGNSSVDAEVHCDGETQHWRGKGKGALEALVASLPDSVEIMDYSEHAIGAGTTAKAAAYIELRVNGDRAVHGVGIDENITTASFRALFSALNRSLSQAQAKAA
- a CDS encoding tetratricopeptide repeat protein; this encodes MSRTEDEELAVMKDWWQRNGKPLVTGGLLALIVVFGWQAWHRYQGNQSQGASMLYQQLLETALTPSGQPDTARVADIAGKLKSEFGGSAYAQYGSLFVAKVAVDTGKLDDAAAELNAITAKPFNDTLGEIARQRLARVLAAQNKTDEALKLLDGDADKAFLASREELKGDLLVQLGRADEAHAAYQKAKSALSEEAAVGSLQMKLDDLAKGDA
- the der gene encoding ribosome biogenesis GTPase Der; amino-acid sequence: MVPVIALVGRPNVGKSTLFNRLTRTRDAIVGDLSGLTRDRQYGEAKWQGRSYILIDTGGISGDEHGMDEKMAEQSLLAIEEADVVLFLVDARAGFTAADQMIGEHLRKRGKRSYVVANKVDNIDPEMARAEFSPLGMGDAIPVAGAHGRGITQMLEIALSEFPKDPEEEIEAEDVAEGQEAKRIPGPSEKDGIKIAIIGRPNVGKSTLVNRMLGEDRVIVYDEPGTTRDSIYIPFERNDEKYTLIDTAGVRKRGKVHEEVEKFSVVKTLQAIKDANVVIFVMDAREGVVDHDLNLLGFVLESGRALVIALNKWDGMDPSEREFVKIELQRRLFFVDFADIHFISALHGTGVGNLYQSVQNSFKSAVTRWPTNRLTQILEDAVSEHAPPMVGSRRIKLRYAHLGGANPPLIVIHGNQVEKVPKSYVRYLENTYRRVLKLVGTPIRIEFKGGENPYEGNKNTLTDRQVNKKRRMMSHHKKADKKRKDKR
- a CDS encoding pyridoxal phosphate-dependent aminotransferase, which encodes MIISKLPNVGTTIFTVMSQLAAQTGAINLSQGFPDFDGPQALRDAVSRHIADGHNQYAPMTGLPALRQQVAAKIARSYGRQVDADTEVTITPGATQAIFCAIQTVIQPGDEVIVFDPCYDSYEPSVELAGGRCVHVQLGLDDFAIDWQKLGEALTPRTRMIILNSPHNPSGALITRDELDRLAALIANRDIYLVSDEVYEHLVFDGVPHASVLAHEELYQRAFVVSSFGKTYHVTGWKTGYVVAPPALTAELRKIHQYVSFCGVTPLQYALADFMAEHPEHVEELPAFYQAKRDLFCDQLEPSRFNFSRVAGTYFQLVDYSNIRPDLNDVDMSLWMTREHGVASIPISVFYQSPPSGQRLIRLCFAKREETLRQAAEKLCAI
- the bamB gene encoding outer membrane protein assembly factor BamB, with the translated sequence MRDVMRWKHAALLALAILAAGCSSNSKKELPPAELTDFKEEVVLQKQWSRSIGDGQGKNYSMLVPAVEGENIFAADVTGIVMSLDRTTGDVIWKKDLELPVSGAVGVGSGLVMVGTLKGAVIVLDAATGEEKWRARVTSEVLAPPATNGDVVVVQTQDDRVFGFDAATGNQRWIYESTPAVLTLRGTGAPIVTSHLALAGLSTGKVIALNTSNGVPIWEQRVAIPQGRSELDRVVDIDGGLLLSGSTLYVATYQGRVAGLDVESGRVLWQRDASSYAGVAQGFGSVYVSLASGTVEGVDERSSTALWSNDALARRQLGAPEVFSSYVAVGDMEGYLHLLSQVDGRFVGREKIDGDGLRARPLVVGDTIYVFGNSGKLEALKIK
- a CDS encoding amidohydrolase, with product MRDLSELPNLNIALVQTTLVWHDREANHEHFELLLDQARGADLIILPEMFTTGFSMQSETLSEPENGPTAKWMLAQAKRLDAVVTGSLIVQAADGSHRNRLLWARPDGELLHYDKRHLFRMAGEHNHFTPGERQVQFELKGWRIRPLICYDLRFPVWSRDAQDTDLLLYVANWPGARRLHWNRLLPARAIENLCYVAAVNRVGTDGKGFTYTGDSHVFDFQGESLFSAGEADGVFQVCLSAADLAAYRKRFPANLDADTFELH